From a region of the Arachis ipaensis cultivar K30076 chromosome B09, Araip1.1, whole genome shotgun sequence genome:
- the LOC107614651 gene encoding uncharacterized protein LOC107614651 isoform X1, with amino-acid sequence MNAAKVALSFLKEQKGMTHSYKKLLQELVQKEGCSLPSYITKSSSNDHNSTFVVRVKVKGEVFPGEEAKTKKQAEINAAKVAVTILNEQKDLLKTAKRAELDKLAAFSPASLAGLEQLLNDTYVNQIQEPIDYHKRVDLVHKFNMISRKIYGNYLFITSFFDNLFGYFIGVAQHDCISTFPHEWM; translated from the exons ATGAATGCAGCAAAGGTGGCTCTTTCATTCTTAAAAGAACAAAAAG GTATGACACACTCATACAAAAAACTTTTACAAGAACTGGTTCAAAAGGAAGGATGTAGCCTGCCTTCTTATATTACAAAAAGTTCAAGCAATGATCATAATTCGACATTTGTCGTACGAGTGAAAGTTAAAGGGGAGGTTTTCCCTGGAGAAGAAGCCAAAACCAAGAAACAAGCAGAGATAAATGCGGCAAAGGTTGCTGTTACAATCTTAAATGAACAAAAAG ACCTTCTGAAGACGGCGAAGAGGGCCGAGTTAGATAAATTAGCAGCGTTTTCTCCTGCATCTCTTGCTGGTCTAGAGCAACTCCTTAATGACACTTATGTTAATCAGATCCAAGAACCAATTGATTATCACAAGAGAGTCGATCTAGTTCACAAATTCAATATGATTTCTCGGAAAATTTATGGTAACTATTTGTTCATTACTTCCTTCTTTGATAATTTGTTTGGATATTTCATAGGAGTTGCGCAGCATGACTGTATTTCCACATTCCCACATGAATGGATGTAA
- the LOC107614651 gene encoding uncharacterized protein LOC107614651 isoform X2: protein MTHSYKKLLQELVQKEGCSLPSYITKSSSNDHNSTFVVRVKVKGEVFPGEEAKTKKQAEINAAKVAVTILNEQKDLLKTAKRAELDKLAAFSPASLAGLEQLLNDTYVNQIQEPIDYHKRVDLVHKFNMISRKIYGNYLFITSFFDNLFGYFIGVAQHDCISTFPHEWM, encoded by the exons ATGACACACTCATACAAAAAACTTTTACAAGAACTGGTTCAAAAGGAAGGATGTAGCCTGCCTTCTTATATTACAAAAAGTTCAAGCAATGATCATAATTCGACATTTGTCGTACGAGTGAAAGTTAAAGGGGAGGTTTTCCCTGGAGAAGAAGCCAAAACCAAGAAACAAGCAGAGATAAATGCGGCAAAGGTTGCTGTTACAATCTTAAATGAACAAAAAG ACCTTCTGAAGACGGCGAAGAGGGCCGAGTTAGATAAATTAGCAGCGTTTTCTCCTGCATCTCTTGCTGGTCTAGAGCAACTCCTTAATGACACTTATGTTAATCAGATCCAAGAACCAATTGATTATCACAAGAGAGTCGATCTAGTTCACAAATTCAATATGATTTCTCGGAAAATTTATGGTAACTATTTGTTCATTACTTCCTTCTTTGATAATTTGTTTGGATATTTCATAGGAGTTGCGCAGCATGACTGTATTTCCACATTCCCACATGAATGGATGTAA